A genome region from Trichoderma asperellum chromosome 7, complete sequence includes the following:
- the CSN2 gene encoding COP9/signalosome complex subunit Csn2, variant 2, which translates to MPSRYDFEYEEDDDEQEAGDVDIENKYYNAKQLKLSDPQDAIAEFLGIPPLEPDKGEWGFKGLKQAIKLEFKLGQYDEAADHFAELLTYVKSAVTRNYSEKSINNMLDYIEKGADESAAVKSIEKFYSLTLQSFQSTNNERLWLKTNIKLAKLLLDRKEYSAVSKKLRELHKACQRPDGSDDPGKGTYSLEIYALEIQMLAETRNNKQLKTLYNRALKVKSAVPHPRIMGIIRECGGKMHMSEENWKEAQSDFFESFRNYDEAGSLQRIQVLKYLLLTTMLMKSNINPFDSQETKPYKSDPRISAMTELVDAYQRDDVHAYEKALRNNQDILADPFIAENIDEVTRNIRTKGVLKLIAPYTRMKLSWIAKQLRISEPEVQDILSFLIIDGKIKGSVNQQAGVLEITSDADISRIQALDSLTTSINELFGAVFREGEGFRNEHSSFEDATPGLDVQALANLAKVGGRQAQRQLHRSGKGKSALTPL; encoded by the exons ATGCCTAGCAGATACGACTTCGAGtacgaggaagacgacgacgagcagGAGGCTGGAGATGTCGACATCGAGAACAAATACTATAATGcgaagcagctgaagctcAGCGACCCCCAAGATGCCATTGCGGAGTTTCTCGGAATACCGCCTCTCGAGCCTGACAAGGGAGAATGGGGATTCAAGGGCTTGAAGCAGGCCATCAAGCTGGAATTCAAGCTGGGGCAGTACGATGAG GCAGCCGATCACTTTGCCGAGCTGCTCACATACGTTAAATCGGCCGTCACGAGAAATTACTCGGAAAAGTCCATCAACAACATGCTCGATTACATCGAAAAAGGCGCCGACGAGTCAGCGGCGGTGAAAAGCATAGAAAAGTTCTACTCCCTAACTCTCCAGAGCTTCCAGAGCACGAACAACGAGCGGTTGTGGCTGAAGACGAACATCAAGCTAGCCAAACTCTTGTTAGATCGCAAAGAGTACTCGGCAGTATCCAAGAAGCTGAGGGAGCTGCACAAGGCCTGTCAGCGCCCCGATGGCAGCGATGACCCGGGCAAGGGAACTTATTCGCTCGAGATTTACGCCCTGGAGATTCAGATGTTGGCCGAGACTAGAAACAACAAACAGCTCAAGACACTGTATAATCGTGCGCTCAAGGTCAAGTCTGCCGTTCCACACCCCCGCATCATGGGCATCATCCGTGAGTGCGGCGGCAAAATGCACATGAGTGAGGAGAACTGGAAGGAGGCGCAAAGTGACTTTTTTGAATCATTCCGCAACTACGACGAGGCAGGATCACTACAGCGGATCCAAGTTCTCAAGTATCTGCTTCTCACCACCATGCTGATGAAGTCAAACATCAACCCGTTTGATTCCCAAGAGACGAAGCCCTACAAGTCTGATCCTCGCATCTCCGCTATGACGGAGCTTGTCGATGCATACCAGCGGGACGACGTTCACGCGTACGAGAAGGCACTGCGAAACAACCAGGACATTCTAGCAGATCCCTTTATCGCAGAGAATATCGATGAAGTTACTCGTAACATACGGACCAAGGGAGTCCTAAAACTCATTGCGCCTTACACACGCATGAAGCTTTCATGGATCGCAAAGCAGCTGAGAATATCAGAGCCAGAGGTGCAAGATATCCTTAGCTTTCTCATTATTGATGGCAAGATCAAGGGATCGGTCAACCAGCAGGCAGGCGTCCTAGAGATAACATCTGATGCCGACATCAGCAGAATCCAGGCGCTCGATAGTCTGACCACGTCCATTAATGAGCTATTTGGGGCGGTATTTCGAGAGGGTGAGGGCTTTCGGAACGAGCATTCCTCTTTCGAAGACGCGACTCCTGGTCTCGATGTTCAAGCCCTAGCCAACCTTGCGAAAGTTGGGGGTCGTCAAGCACAGCGCCAACTACATAGGTCTGGCAAAGGCAAGTCTGCGTTAACGCCACTATGA
- the CSN2 gene encoding COP9/signalosome complex subunit Csn2 — protein sequence MSDDEDFMQESDEEQYDFEYEEDDDEQEAGDVDIENKYYNAKQLKLSDPQDAIAEFLGIPPLEPDKGEWGFKGLKQAIKLEFKLGQYDEAADHFAELLTYVKSAVTRNYSEKSINNMLDYIEKGADESAAVKSIEKFYSLTLQSFQSTNNERLWLKTNIKLAKLLLDRKEYSAVSKKLRELHKACQRPDGSDDPGKGTYSLEIYALEIQMLAETRNNKQLKTLYNRALKVKSAVPHPRIMGIIRECGGKMHMSEENWKEAQSDFFESFRNYDEAGSLQRIQVLKYLLLTTMLMKSNINPFDSQETKPYKSDPRISAMTELVDAYQRDDVHAYEKALRNNQDILADPFIAENIDEVTRNIRTKGVLKLIAPYTRMKLSWIAKQLRISEPEVQDILSFLIIDGKIKGSVNQQAGVLEITSDADISRIQALDSLTTSINELFGAVFREGEGFRNEHSSFEDATPGLDVQALANLAKVGGRQAQRQLHRSGKGKSALTPL from the exons ATGTCTGACGACGAGGATTTCATGCAAGAGTCCGATGAGGAACA ATACGACTTCGAGtacgaggaagacgacgacgagcagGAGGCTGGAGATGTCGACATCGAGAACAAATACTATAATGcgaagcagctgaagctcAGCGACCCCCAAGATGCCATTGCGGAGTTTCTCGGAATACCGCCTCTCGAGCCTGACAAGGGAGAATGGGGATTCAAGGGCTTGAAGCAGGCCATCAAGCTGGAATTCAAGCTGGGGCAGTACGATGAG GCAGCCGATCACTTTGCCGAGCTGCTCACATACGTTAAATCGGCCGTCACGAGAAATTACTCGGAAAAGTCCATCAACAACATGCTCGATTACATCGAAAAAGGCGCCGACGAGTCAGCGGCGGTGAAAAGCATAGAAAAGTTCTACTCCCTAACTCTCCAGAGCTTCCAGAGCACGAACAACGAGCGGTTGTGGCTGAAGACGAACATCAAGCTAGCCAAACTCTTGTTAGATCGCAAAGAGTACTCGGCAGTATCCAAGAAGCTGAGGGAGCTGCACAAGGCCTGTCAGCGCCCCGATGGCAGCGATGACCCGGGCAAGGGAACTTATTCGCTCGAGATTTACGCCCTGGAGATTCAGATGTTGGCCGAGACTAGAAACAACAAACAGCTCAAGACACTGTATAATCGTGCGCTCAAGGTCAAGTCTGCCGTTCCACACCCCCGCATCATGGGCATCATCCGTGAGTGCGGCGGCAAAATGCACATGAGTGAGGAGAACTGGAAGGAGGCGCAAAGTGACTTTTTTGAATCATTCCGCAACTACGACGAGGCAGGATCACTACAGCGGATCCAAGTTCTCAAGTATCTGCTTCTCACCACCATGCTGATGAAGTCAAACATCAACCCGTTTGATTCCCAAGAGACGAAGCCCTACAAGTCTGATCCTCGCATCTCCGCTATGACGGAGCTTGTCGATGCATACCAGCGGGACGACGTTCACGCGTACGAGAAGGCACTGCGAAACAACCAGGACATTCTAGCAGATCCCTTTATCGCAGAGAATATCGATGAAGTTACTCGTAACATACGGACCAAGGGAGTCCTAAAACTCATTGCGCCTTACACACGCATGAAGCTTTCATGGATCGCAAAGCAGCTGAGAATATCAGAGCCAGAGGTGCAAGATATCCTTAGCTTTCTCATTATTGATGGCAAGATCAAGGGATCGGTCAACCAGCAGGCAGGCGTCCTAGAGATAACATCTGATGCCGACATCAGCAGAATCCAGGCGCTCGATAGTCTGACCACGTCCATTAATGAGCTATTTGGGGCGGTATTTCGAGAGGGTGAGGGCTTTCGGAACGAGCATTCCTCTTTCGAAGACGCGACTCCTGGTCTCGATGTTCAAGCCCTAGCCAACCTTGCGAAAGTTGGGGGTCGTCAAGCACAGCGCCAACTACATAGGTCTGGCAAAGGCAAGTCTGCGTTAACGCCACTATGA